One part of the Oncorhynchus clarkii lewisi isolate Uvic-CL-2024 chromosome 7, UVic_Ocla_1.0, whole genome shotgun sequence genome encodes these proteins:
- the LOC139413289 gene encoding ciliogenesis and planar polarity effector 2 has protein sequence MPRQCVVEPHDMAQVLDPGSIVVADWHRSADSKEFFSRILHKKKRRNFGLLEAIVMPPNVSVDTVHYKIFISGKSGVGKTALAARLAGFNIPNMHYETTGIETTVVYWPVKLRESGRVLFFRLQLWDCGENALRRFDHLLPSCKEQVDAILFLFSFTDRVSFDDLSNQIARGSESCDRVVKLVVGTKFDLFMHTDVTEREVTRFQEVWGLPVFRMGGDVSNVSNLGEVAPLLNCLAEHLWHQDCVATRSTILPVATHSEAATVVHVCNPIG, from the exons ATGCCACGCCAGTGCGTAGTCGAACCACACGATATGGCACAAGTCCTCGATCCTGGGTCGATTGTTGTAGCCGACTGGCACCGAAGTGCAGATAGCAAGGAGTTCTTCAGCAGGATTCTACACAAGAAAAAACGTAGAAACTTTG GTCTTCTGGAGGCTATAGTGATGCCCCCTAATGTGTCTGTGGACACTGTTCACTACAAGATCTTCATATCAGGAAAGAGTGGGGTGGGGAAGACTGCTCTTGCTGCACGTCTAGCTGGATTCAATATTCCCAACATGCACTATGAAACTACAG GCATTGAGACCACAGTGGTATATTGGCCTGTGAAGTTGAGGGAGAGCGGCCGTGTTCTGTTTTTCCGCTTGCAGCTATGGGACTGTGGAGAGAACGCCTTACGCCGATTTGACCATTTGCTTCCG TCCTGTAAGGAGCAGGTGGATgccatcctcttcctcttctcctttacTGACCGAGTGTCCTTTGATGATCTGTCCAATCAGATCGCCAGAGGGTCTGAATCTTGCGACAGAGTTGTGAAATTGGTTGTTGGCACCAA ATTTGACCTGTTCATGCATACAGATGTGACGGAGAGAGAGGTGACTCGGTTCCAGGAGGTCTGGGGGTTGCCTGTGTTCCGTATGGGGGGTGACGTCAGCAACGTCAGTAACCTGGGTGAGGTAGCCCCCCTACTGAACTGCCTGGCAGAGCACCTGTGGCACCAGGACTGTGTGGCTACAAGGTCTACCATCCTCCCAGTCGCCACACATTCAGAGGCTGCTACTGTGGTACATGTATGTAATCCAATAGGTTGA